One region of Vibrio pelagius genomic DNA includes:
- the accD gene encoding acetyl-CoA carboxylase, carboxyltransferase subunit beta translates to MSWLEKLLDKNNLISNRRASVPEGVWTKCPCCDQILYRIALTENLEVCPKCNHHMRMSARSRLDSFLDQGVRTELGKQMQPQDLLKFKDKKRYSERIALAQKITGENDALVAMQGELLGVPIVACAFEFSFMAGSMGSVVGARFVEAVDTAIKANCGLVCFSACGGARMQESLIALMQMAKTSAALKRLSTARLPYISVLTDQTFGGVSASLAMLGDINIGEPKARIGFAGRRVIEQTVREKLPEGFQQSEFLLDHGALDMIVERHDMRERVAKLIAMMTNTQVRR, encoded by the coding sequence GTGAGTTGGTTAGAAAAACTATTAGATAAGAATAACTTAATCAGTAACCGCAGGGCCTCAGTCCCTGAAGGCGTTTGGACTAAGTGCCCTTGCTGCGACCAAATTTTGTATCGCATCGCGCTGACAGAGAATTTAGAGGTGTGCCCCAAATGTAACCATCACATGCGAATGTCAGCACGCAGCAGATTAGACAGCTTTTTAGATCAGGGAGTGCGAACGGAGCTCGGAAAACAAATGCAGCCACAAGATCTACTCAAATTCAAAGATAAAAAGCGCTATTCAGAGCGTATAGCTCTAGCCCAAAAGATCACCGGTGAGAATGACGCATTGGTTGCAATGCAAGGCGAGCTGTTAGGAGTTCCTATTGTCGCATGCGCTTTCGAGTTTTCGTTTATGGCAGGTTCAATGGGTTCAGTAGTTGGTGCGCGTTTTGTTGAAGCAGTTGACACGGCAATTAAAGCCAATTGCGGTTTAGTTTGTTTTTCCGCTTGTGGTGGCGCGCGGATGCAAGAGTCATTGATCGCGTTAATGCAGATGGCAAAAACCAGCGCTGCGCTAAAACGACTATCTACAGCAAGACTTCCCTACATTTCAGTACTCACCGACCAAACCTTCGGTGGTGTTTCGGCAAGCTTGGCAATGCTTGGTGACATTAACATCGGAGAGCCCAAAGCTCGAATTGGGTTTGCTGGCCGCAGAGTGATTGAACAAACAGTGCGTGAAAAATTACCCGAAGGCTTTCAACAGAGCGAATTCTTATTAGATCACGGCGCACTCGACATGATTGTCGAAAGACATGACATGCGAGAACGCGTAGCCAAACTCATAGCGATGATGACCAATACACAAGTTCGAAGATAG
- a CDS encoding dienelactone hydrolase family protein, whose translation MNQNAESQSVQTRSIPQEAFDWYDEYAHGLIDRREFMARLSGLAVVGLTMTTLTSALIPNYAKAEQVSFNDPSIKATYETFPSPKGHGEGRGYLVVPTELKDNAPVVLVVHENRGLNPYIKDVARRLATAGFIAFAPDALHSLGGYPGNDDEGRAMQKSLSRDKIEEDFIAAANFLKSHEKSNGKLGAVGFCFGGYIVNMLAAVIPDQLNAGVPFYGTPAAPDLRKNVKGPLLIQFAGIDKRVNATWPDYEAELKKIGAEYTAYIYEGVNHGFHNDSTGRYAKEEAELAWARTLEFFSNKLS comes from the coding sequence ATGAATCAAAATGCCGAATCGCAATCAGTACAAACTCGATCTATCCCACAAGAAGCCTTTGACTGGTATGACGAATACGCGCACGGGCTGATTGATCGTCGAGAGTTTATGGCTCGTCTATCAGGGTTAGCTGTTGTTGGTTTAACCATGACAACATTAACTTCTGCACTGATTCCCAATTACGCTAAGGCAGAGCAAGTCTCGTTCAATGATCCATCCATCAAAGCCACCTATGAAACCTTCCCTTCCCCAAAAGGACATGGAGAAGGCCGTGGTTACTTGGTCGTACCTACAGAGTTAAAAGATAACGCACCTGTGGTATTAGTTGTCCATGAAAATAGAGGCTTAAATCCATATATAAAGGATGTAGCAAGACGTCTTGCAACGGCAGGATTCATTGCCTTTGCTCCTGATGCGCTCCATTCACTTGGCGGGTATCCAGGTAATGACGATGAAGGTCGAGCGATGCAGAAATCCCTGTCGAGAGACAAAATTGAAGAGGATTTTATTGCAGCAGCGAACTTTTTAAAGTCTCATGAAAAAAGTAACGGAAAGCTTGGTGCTGTCGGCTTCTGCTTTGGTGGTTACATCGTGAATATGTTGGCAGCCGTCATACCAGATCAACTCAATGCTGGTGTTCCATTTTATGGTACTCCTGCAGCCCCAGACTTAAGAAAAAACGTTAAAGGGCCACTACTCATACAGTTTGCCGGAATCGATAAACGAGTTAATGCGACATGGCCAGACTATGAAGCTGAACTGAAAAAGATTGGGGCAGAATACACCGCTTACATCTATGAAGGTGTGAACCACGGTTTTCACAACGATTCAACAGGTCGATACGCGAAAGAAGAAGCAGAGTTAGCATGGGCTCGGACACTCGAGTTTTTCAGCAATAAACTCTCTTAA
- a CDS encoding polysaccharide lyase family 7 protein produces the protein MKNIFKTCFLAAAVSLAFGANASDKAAPADYEQFQDVLKVSKLQASDPEGKSGNKSEYALNGEFDGLVLDSFYVDKASEALVFKMPGYKNRSEVRIYKNFNVGEADKYYHLGAEIKPINPRASVANTDKAKNDAITYLQVHNAGSVSADFPDGVSGEGYIPHPLVRVVYEAERSGKNDWYWAVIKNNAVNCGSKSGNKGTEECKNAYFKLPIAPIAKEGTDKFDIYVGGNKLIINHNDKTAINHDITYWNEKKSYFKAGVYNQFKNGESEAHFYKLTYSVESEPVIR, from the coding sequence ATGAAAAACATATTCAAAACTTGTTTCTTGGCAGCTGCGGTATCTTTAGCGTTTGGCGCAAATGCTTCAGATAAGGCTGCTCCAGCAGACTACGAACAATTTCAAGATGTATTAAAAGTGTCTAAGCTTCAGGCGTCTGATCCCGAAGGAAAATCGGGAAATAAGTCGGAGTATGCTTTAAACGGAGAGTTCGATGGTTTGGTGCTTGATAGCTTTTACGTAGACAAAGCATCGGAAGCGCTTGTGTTTAAAATGCCTGGTTACAAAAATCGTAGTGAAGTACGCATCTACAAAAACTTTAATGTCGGTGAGGCCGATAAATACTATCATTTGGGCGCAGAAATTAAGCCAATCAACCCACGCGCGTCAGTAGCTAACACGGACAAAGCGAAGAATGATGCGATCACATACCTTCAAGTACATAATGCGGGTAGTGTCTCTGCTGATTTCCCTGACGGTGTGTCTGGAGAAGGTTATATTCCACACCCACTAGTGCGCGTAGTTTATGAAGCTGAACGTAGTGGCAAGAACGATTGGTACTGGGCTGTAATTAAGAACAATGCTGTGAACTGTGGTTCGAAGAGTGGCAATAAGGGCACAGAAGAGTGTAAAAATGCGTATTTTAAGCTACCAATTGCACCAATCGCCAAAGAAGGTACAGACAAGTTTGATATCTATGTTGGTGGTAACAAGTTGATCATTAATCATAACGATAAAACGGCCATCAACCACGACATCACATATTGGAATGAGAAGAAAAGCTATTTCAAAGCCGGTGTTTATAACCAGTTTAAGAACGGAGAAAGTGAAGCTCATTTTTACAAGCTAACGTATTCGGTAGAAAGCGAGCCGGTAATTCGTTAA
- a CDS encoding MetQ/NlpA family ABC transporter substrate-binding protein: protein MISYKKITASLLTLAFIFGVTGCGNKDEAVIKIGATVGPHAQVVQAVAKEAAKQGINIELVEFSDYITPNAALEDGSIQLNSYQHQPFLDNYNNNHDSKLVSIGRSILMRMGIYSNKYTSLDSIPDNARIAIPNDPTNGGRGLLLLEDAGLISLKENVGFKASLSDIVSNPKNIRFVEVDAAQLPRSLDDVDAAAITMNYVMSAGLDPKKQGIYLENKDAPLAVMVVATREEDKNNETYKKIISIYHSQEINDFLASTFKGTIEAAN, encoded by the coding sequence ATGATCAGCTACAAAAAAATCACCGCATCCCTGCTAACATTAGCATTCATATTCGGCGTAACAGGATGTGGAAACAAAGACGAGGCTGTCATCAAGATTGGGGCGACAGTTGGCCCACATGCGCAAGTGGTGCAGGCAGTGGCGAAAGAAGCGGCGAAGCAAGGGATCAACATTGAACTGGTCGAATTCTCAGACTACATCACACCCAATGCCGCATTAGAGGATGGTAGTATCCAGCTGAACAGTTACCAACACCAGCCATTTCTCGACAACTATAACAACAATCACGATAGTAAACTGGTCTCCATCGGACGTTCAATTTTGATGCGAATGGGTATCTACTCTAACAAGTACACTTCGCTTGATTCTATCCCAGACAACGCGCGAATCGCGATTCCAAACGACCCAACGAACGGTGGGCGCGGGCTATTACTGCTTGAAGATGCTGGGCTGATTTCATTAAAAGAAAACGTTGGTTTCAAAGCATCGTTAAGCGATATTGTTAGCAACCCAAAGAACATTCGATTTGTTGAGGTGGATGCAGCTCAGTTACCTCGCTCGCTTGATGATGTAGATGCAGCAGCAATCACTATGAACTACGTTATGTCTGCTGGACTCGACCCTAAGAAACAAGGGATTTACTTAGAGAACAAAGACGCACCTCTAGCCGTGATGGTGGTGGCAACGCGAGAAGAAGATAAAAATAATGAGACGTATAAAAAGATCATCTCAATTTATCACTCGCAAGAGATCAACGATTTTCTAGCCAGTACTTTCAAAGGCACCATAGAAGCCGCCAATTAA
- a CDS encoding patatin-like phospholipase family protein, translating to MAKTISLVLGSGGARGLVHVGVIRWLIEHGYEIRSISGCSIGALIGGVYAAGKLDEFEEWITSIDQSNMTMLLDFSWQSSGMFKGDKIIDSLRQLIGEISIEELSIPYTAVAANVAYEKEVWLQSGSLFDAIRASISLPLFFTPHVINGQELIDGGVLNPVPIAPTFGDHTDVTLAVNLGGEPEPLEQKVTPVSLPTKESNLHDKVVHFIDNLGTNVKSKMSFNFAAYDIANQAFDAMQSTIARQKLAAYPADITLEVPRNACGTLQFERSKEMIDRGYHLAQAKLGNRL from the coding sequence ATGGCAAAAACGATCTCATTGGTACTTGGCAGTGGCGGCGCGAGAGGCTTGGTGCATGTTGGTGTTATTCGTTGGCTAATCGAACATGGTTATGAGATAAGATCTATTTCTGGCTGCTCAATTGGTGCGCTTATCGGTGGTGTGTATGCTGCTGGGAAGTTGGATGAATTTGAAGAGTGGATCACCAGTATTGATCAATCGAATATGACTATGCTGTTGGACTTCTCATGGCAATCGAGTGGTATGTTCAAAGGGGATAAGATCATAGATTCACTGCGCCAACTGATCGGTGAGATTTCTATCGAAGAGCTATCTATTCCTTACACTGCCGTTGCTGCAAATGTCGCTTATGAGAAAGAGGTTTGGCTGCAATCTGGTTCTCTGTTTGACGCGATTCGTGCGTCTATTTCTCTGCCACTCTTCTTCACACCTCATGTCATTAATGGTCAAGAGCTTATTGATGGCGGAGTGCTTAACCCTGTTCCGATTGCGCCTACATTTGGTGATCATACAGACGTGACATTGGCGGTGAACTTAGGAGGGGAACCGGAGCCTCTGGAACAAAAAGTCACGCCCGTTTCATTGCCCACCAAAGAGAGTAACTTGCACGACAAGGTTGTTCATTTTATCGATAACTTAGGCACTAATGTGAAAAGTAAAATGAGCTTTAATTTTGCTGCTTACGATATTGCCAACCAAGCGTTTGATGCAATGCAATCGACCATCGCTCGCCAAAAATTGGCCGCTTATCCTGCTGATATTACACTTGAGGTTCCGCGTAATGCCTGTGGCACGTTGCAGTTTGAACGGTCAAAAGAGATGATAGATAGAGGCTACCATTTAGCACAGGCAAAATTGGGTAATCGACTTTAA
- a CDS encoding DUF3360 domain-containing protein: MSSTLESLNIRTEKPQTNEDELSYEQQHKPSSEFDSREQYLEHELQIMSPKRWRPNLPFKDYRFEIEDTIPAMAATIGKVVMVGAIAATFAGALGLNEGFILENVRYELLIASVFIILFSGFLLPTANLAGTHGPLIPLIPIVVAAGGHPMAFGLLIGAFGLLLAISKGGSMLANLTSKGVCGGLLLYLGFVGTVSQVKKLFAWAEGIDMSHIAFVVIFCTIILYALLEHFRKRWLAVPLSCLLGGTIAFAMGAPFSFQTEPGLPNMNPMYWWGEDTGWMLGLPTIEHFMVVLPFAILAVAMWSPDFLGHQVFQKISYPNRTEKVHMNIDDTMTTASIRQTFGSLLGGTNFTSSWGTYIVPAAIAKRPIPAGALLTALFCIIAAVWGYPMDLAIWQPVLCVALIVGVFVPLLEAGMEMTREGKTTQSAAIVVFSSALVNPAFGWSITMLLDNLGLVGCKERSGELSKMSRWVLPGIMFVVLTSVMALVGLLPGIPAIIPSFR; encoded by the coding sequence ATGAGCAGTACTTTAGAGTCCCTAAATATACGAACAGAGAAGCCTCAAACCAATGAGGACGAACTCTCTTATGAACAACAACACAAACCAAGTTCGGAATTTGATTCGCGAGAGCAGTATCTCGAGCACGAATTGCAAATCATGTCGCCTAAACGCTGGCGCCCAAACTTACCGTTTAAAGATTACCGATTTGAGATAGAAGACACTATCCCGGCCATGGCCGCGACCATTGGTAAAGTGGTGATGGTGGGCGCGATTGCAGCCACCTTTGCTGGGGCTCTTGGGCTAAACGAAGGCTTCATCTTAGAAAACGTTCGTTATGAACTTCTTATCGCCTCTGTTTTCATCATCCTTTTCTCTGGTTTTCTATTGCCGACGGCTAACCTTGCAGGTACACACGGCCCTCTTATCCCATTAATCCCTATCGTGGTTGCCGCTGGTGGACACCCTATGGCGTTTGGCTTACTGATTGGCGCATTTGGCTTGCTGTTAGCCATCAGTAAAGGGGGCAGTATGTTAGCCAACCTCACCAGTAAAGGCGTGTGCGGCGGTTTACTGCTCTACCTTGGCTTTGTGGGTACCGTTTCTCAAGTGAAGAAGCTGTTCGCTTGGGCCGAAGGAATCGATATGAGCCACATCGCTTTTGTCGTGATCTTCTGTACCATTATCCTGTACGCGCTATTGGAGCATTTCCGCAAACGTTGGTTAGCTGTGCCTCTTAGCTGCTTGTTGGGCGGTACGATTGCATTTGCTATGGGCGCACCATTCTCGTTCCAAACCGAGCCAGGTCTACCGAACATGAACCCTATGTATTGGTGGGGAGAAGATACCGGCTGGATGCTAGGCCTACCGACGATTGAACACTTCATGGTAGTTCTACCGTTCGCGATTCTAGCGGTAGCGATGTGGTCACCCGATTTCTTGGGGCATCAAGTATTCCAAAAGATCAGCTACCCAAATCGTACTGAAAAAGTACACATGAACATTGATGACACCATGACCACAGCGTCTATTCGTCAAACTTTTGGTTCTCTACTTGGTGGGACTAACTTTACCTCTTCATGGGGTACTTACATCGTACCTGCAGCGATTGCGAAACGCCCTATTCCGGCAGGAGCTTTGCTGACGGCTCTGTTCTGTATCATCGCCGCTGTTTGGGGCTACCCGATGGATTTAGCTATCTGGCAACCTGTACTTTGTGTAGCTCTGATTGTGGGTGTATTCGTTCCACTGCTAGAGGCAGGCATGGAGATGACGCGTGAGGGTAAAACCACTCAATCAGCCGCGATTGTTGTGTTCTCATCAGCGCTTGTGAACCCAGCATTTGGTTGGTCTATCACTATGCTATTAGACAACTTAGGCTTAGTTGGCTGTAAAGAACGCAGTGGTGAGCTGAGTAAAATGAGTCGTTGGGTGCTACCGGGCATTATGTTTGTTGTTCTAACAAGCGTGATGGCATTGGTTGGCCTTCTACCGGGGATTCCAGCAATTATCCCAAGCTTCCGCTAA
- a CDS encoding cytosolic protein, with protein sequence MFIHHVNGIDWLVITAFEELKPMFIEDAGPIPSYFSINSELSLIDQAKRSYGFLPSLRGVITDTGTYQSKDLEEDLNPQLACIVEGRGRVFIYHGDYVAFVDDEQTFITRMN encoded by the coding sequence ATGTTTATCCATCATGTAAACGGCATCGACTGGCTGGTAATTACCGCCTTTGAAGAATTGAAACCGATGTTTATCGAAGATGCTGGCCCAATCCCATCGTACTTCTCTATCAACAGCGAATTGAGCCTGATTGACCAAGCCAAGCGCAGCTATGGTTTTTTGCCGTCACTTCGCGGCGTTATCACTGATACTGGCACGTACCAAAGTAAAGATCTTGAAGAAGACTTGAACCCGCAGCTCGCTTGTATTGTTGAAGGGCGTGGCCGTGTGTTCATCTACCACGGCGACTACGTGGCTTTTGTCGATGATGAGCAAACCTTCATTACTCGAATGAACTAA
- a CDS encoding IS4 family transposase, which translates to MRDIQILQQTIENQCPEIHKKRLSSLILATKTVLDGSELTLTKIGRALDTDTTVKHAIKRIDRLLGNSNLHREKESIYKWHASFITRANPFPVVLVDWSDVREQLRYMTLRASVSVKGRAVTLYEQAFEYKNYNSPNSHQHFLDKLQSLLPEGCTPIIVSDAGFRNTWFRQVTNKGWFWVGRVRGEVSIKCGEDSWQWNKTFYPQATDKPQFLGESQLAKRSPLKCFAYLYKSHPKGRKAHRHSRTCQKHSAGKVFHKGTKEPWLLVTNIPNHVLNGIKVTRLYAKRMQIEESFRDLKSPAYGLALRHNRTRCTKRIDILLLMALMAEIIMWWNGLIAMQAKWHYDFQANTIKHRRVLSIPRLGKEVRCHRRYRIQESQYQWAMVEYQRLTHTCGLGEL; encoded by the coding sequence ATGCGCGACATTCAAATTCTACAGCAAACGATTGAGAATCAATGCCCCGAAATTCACAAAAAACGACTTAGTTCTCTGATACTTGCAACCAAAACGGTTCTTGATGGCTCTGAACTAACACTCACCAAAATTGGAAGAGCTCTCGACACTGATACCACAGTGAAACATGCTATCAAACGTATCGACCGATTACTTGGTAATAGCAATCTACACCGTGAAAAAGAGTCCATATATAAATGGCATGCCTCCTTCATTACCCGTGCCAATCCTTTTCCCGTGGTTCTGGTTGATTGGTCGGATGTTCGAGAGCAACTGCGCTATATGACATTACGCGCTTCAGTGTCTGTTAAAGGTCGTGCCGTCACGCTTTATGAGCAGGCATTTGAGTACAAAAACTATAACTCACCCAATAGCCACCAACACTTTCTCGATAAGCTGCAGTCTTTACTCCCAGAAGGTTGCACACCTATCATTGTTTCCGACGCAGGCTTTAGAAATACTTGGTTTCGACAAGTCACCAACAAAGGTTGGTTCTGGGTTGGACGTGTACGTGGTGAAGTCTCGATTAAGTGTGGCGAAGACTCATGGCAATGGAATAAAACGTTTTACCCTCAAGCAACAGATAAGCCGCAGTTTTTAGGGGAAAGCCAACTGGCTAAACGCTCACCGCTTAAGTGCTTTGCTTACTTATATAAGAGTCATCCCAAAGGCAGAAAGGCCCATCGGCACAGCCGAACGTGCCAAAAACACTCGGCAGGAAAAGTGTTCCATAAAGGAACAAAAGAGCCCTGGCTTCTGGTCACTAATATCCCCAACCATGTGCTTAACGGCATTAAAGTAACCCGTTTATACGCCAAAAGAATGCAAATTGAAGAGTCATTCCGAGATCTAAAAAGCCCAGCCTACGGATTGGCGCTCCGCCATAATCGAACACGTTGCACCAAGCGCATTGATATCTTATTGCTTATGGCATTGATGGCCGAAATCATCATGTGGTGGAATGGCTTAATCGCCATGCAAGCGAAATGGCATTATGACTTTCAAGCCAACACCATCAAGCATCGTCGGGTACTCTCCATTCCAAGGCTTGGTAAGGAAGTTCGTTGTCATAGAAGATACCGAATACAAGAGTCCCAATATCAATGGGCAATGGTGGAATATCAGCGCCTAACGCATACTTGTGGGTTGGGAGAATTATGA
- a CDS encoding DEAD/DEAH box helicase, whose protein sequence is MSAPTSAGKSYSIRDFIAESSGDAVIVVPSRALIAEYINTMKQKFAGDKRVMISAFVDTVFNSRDLRRIFILTPERARELFNTNSNLNISVFFFDEAQVSEEKERGVIFDVLVRRVKKKYPTAKIIFAHPFVENPEAQLTKHDFPADQGYSRSYTHGTVGKICIYQHPSNKKYYYFSPFVDKGHQIKNCIPYEKKFVDFAFNGHNTILIYVSKSSIYNGKYLENYNKYIESFDDVTSEEALSLIDTIEHLLGANANEHKSDMVNLLRKGVVIHHGSVPLEVRFLVEELIRKGFAKLCFATSTLAQGVNMPFDIVWLDNMRIMGESEQERALAFKNLIGRAGRLSSDRKFDYGYVFTKNPQLLTARVNEKFVLKKESLIDTSGEEWDPDLAELIDSIKNNTFDDVLQAPPTKIERLSTNENLKYCQAILDLLYGQKEFKDVLRGKKNAQNRERIKAYFQFLFESSLGRVLYDGENAVFSQAISIFLQIIQGRTFREIVGLRFAMVSNKEEGRSGFAKFSQPAEKLPKSTLINTFSLFEKGTKAKDVSYDAIVFDTYDYVDQVISFSLTETFITAFKVYRENTLDYRADKIIELLRYGTNDVVHTMLMRYGFAPEDVADLSPYIQLINEEDIIFKPTINDAPQYIQDMVDWYLP, encoded by the coding sequence ATCTCTGCACCTACGAGCGCAGGAAAGTCTTATTCAATTAGAGATTTCATAGCTGAAAGTTCTGGTGATGCCGTCATAGTCGTACCATCTCGAGCCCTGATAGCTGAATATATAAACACCATGAAACAAAAGTTTGCTGGTGATAAAAGAGTAATGATATCTGCTTTTGTCGATACAGTATTTAACTCACGAGATCTTCGCAGAATCTTCATACTAACTCCAGAAAGAGCCAGAGAACTATTTAATACAAATTCCAATCTTAATATCAGTGTATTCTTTTTTGACGAGGCGCAAGTGTCAGAAGAAAAAGAGCGCGGTGTCATTTTCGATGTATTAGTGAGACGAGTCAAAAAGAAATACCCTACCGCAAAGATAATATTTGCCCATCCATTTGTTGAAAATCCAGAAGCTCAGTTAACAAAACATGACTTCCCTGCCGATCAGGGATACTCACGTTCTTATACACACGGAACGGTTGGAAAAATTTGTATTTACCAACACCCGAGTAACAAGAAGTACTATTACTTTTCTCCGTTTGTCGATAAGGGCCATCAAATAAAAAACTGTATCCCATACGAAAAAAAATTTGTCGACTTTGCTTTCAATGGTCATAACACGATTTTGATTTATGTATCAAAATCATCAATTTACAACGGGAAGTACCTAGAAAATTACAACAAATATATTGAATCTTTTGATGACGTTACATCGGAAGAAGCACTAAGTTTAATAGACACCATTGAACATCTGTTAGGCGCAAATGCTAATGAGCACAAATCAGACATGGTTAATTTACTTCGAAAAGGTGTAGTGATACACCACGGCTCCGTTCCCTTAGAAGTAAGGTTTCTTGTCGAAGAGTTGATTCGGAAAGGCTTCGCAAAGCTTTGTTTTGCGACCAGCACACTAGCTCAAGGTGTAAATATGCCGTTTGATATCGTCTGGTTAGATAACATGAGAATAATGGGTGAAAGTGAGCAAGAGCGAGCACTAGCTTTTAAGAACCTGATAGGTCGAGCAGGCAGGCTATCAAGTGATAGAAAATTTGATTATGGTTATGTCTTCACAAAAAACCCACAACTTCTAACCGCAAGAGTTAATGAAAAATTTGTTCTAAAAAAAGAGTCGTTAATCGATACATCCGGAGAGGAGTGGGATCCAGACTTAGCGGAGCTCATCGATTCAATCAAAAACAATACATTCGATGATGTCCTGCAAGCCCCACCAACTAAAATCGAGCGTTTAAGCACAAACGAAAATTTAAAATATTGCCAAGCGATATTAGACTTGTTGTACGGTCAAAAAGAATTTAAAGACGTATTGAGAGGAAAGAAAAACGCTCAAAATAGAGAGAGGATAAAAGCTTACTTCCAGTTTTTATTCGAATCATCGCTTGGCCGCGTACTCTATGACGGAGAGAATGCAGTATTCTCTCAAGCAATTTCTATTTTCCTACAAATCATTCAAGGGAGAACATTTAGAGAAATCGTTGGTCTTAGGTTCGCGATGGTATCGAACAAAGAAGAAGGAAGGAGTGGCTTCGCTAAGTTTTCTCAACCAGCGGAAAAGCTACCAAAAAGTACTCTAATAAACACATTTTCTTTATTTGAGAAAGGAACAAAAGCAAAAGATGTTAGCTACGATGCTATTGTGTTCGACACATATGATTATGTTGATCAGGTTATTTCATTCTCATTAACCGAAACATTTATAACCGCATTTAAGGTTTATAGAGAAAACACTCTAGATTACAGGGCAGATAAGATTATTGAGCTATTAAGGTATGGTACAAATGATGTAGTTCACACTATGCTTATGCGATACGGTTTTGCTCCTGAAGACGTCGCCGATTTATCACCGTACATACAATTGATTAATGAAGAAGATATTATCTTTAAGCCAACGATAAATGATGCACCTCAATATATTCAGGACATGGTCGATTGGTACTTACCGTAA